From Sulfitobacter sp. THAF37, one genomic window encodes:
- a CDS encoding DNA cytosine methyltransferase: MFKFYEFFAGGGMARAGLGEGWKCEFANDFDRKKGVTYKNNWGDGEMIVDDIRNIGLDDLPGHADLVWGSFPCQDLSLAGGGAGLRGDRSGTFWPFIAQLEELKIAGRAPTVIAVENVVGTLTSHKGADFTAICEALDNLGYRYGAFIADASHFVPQSRPRLFVIAIEKSVEPLKTGPEPTAPWHTTALKKAYSQLPEHLKNSWLWWHMPKPPKREMRFADVIEAKPASVKWHTAAETRALLSMMSDVNLAKVETAKAAGVIMVGGVYKRTRYHHGIKVQRAEVRFDDVAGCLRTPAGGSSRQLILVVDGERIRSRLISTRETARLMGLPDSYELPQAYNEAYHLTGDGVAVPVVRYIAKHILEPVVKSARAPKSPAKAPTAKAT, translated from the coding sequence ATGTTTAAATTCTACGAATTTTTTGCTGGCGGAGGTATGGCGCGAGCCGGACTGGGAGAGGGCTGGAAGTGCGAGTTCGCCAACGACTTCGACCGGAAGAAGGGCGTAACTTACAAGAACAACTGGGGCGATGGCGAGATGATCGTGGACGACATCCGCAACATTGGTCTCGACGATCTTCCCGGACACGCTGACCTTGTGTGGGGTTCATTCCCCTGCCAAGACCTTTCTCTAGCGGGTGGTGGGGCAGGGCTACGCGGCGACCGCTCGGGGACCTTCTGGCCTTTCATTGCACAGCTCGAAGAACTGAAGATAGCAGGGCGCGCCCCAACTGTGATTGCGGTTGAGAATGTCGTCGGAACTCTGACCTCACATAAGGGCGCGGATTTCACCGCCATCTGCGAAGCGCTGGACAACCTCGGCTATCGGTATGGCGCGTTCATCGCCGACGCCTCACATTTCGTTCCGCAATCCCGGCCAAGGCTATTTGTGATCGCTATCGAGAAGAGCGTGGAACCATTGAAGACGGGTCCGGAGCCAACGGCACCGTGGCACACGACTGCGTTGAAGAAAGCGTATAGCCAGCTCCCGGAACATCTAAAGAATTCTTGGCTATGGTGGCATATGCCGAAGCCTCCAAAGCGAGAGATGCGTTTCGCTGATGTAATCGAGGCAAAACCTGCGTCTGTGAAGTGGCATACAGCGGCTGAAACGCGGGCGCTGTTGTCCATGATGAGCGATGTGAATCTCGCCAAAGTCGAGACCGCTAAAGCTGCTGGTGTGATTATGGTCGGTGGTGTCTACAAGCGCACGCGCTATCACCATGGCATCAAGGTTCAACGCGCAGAAGTTCGCTTTGATGACGTTGCAGGGTGCTTAAGAACACCGGCAGGTGGCTCGTCTCGCCAGCTCATTCTTGTGGTGGATGGCGAGCGTATCCGTTCGCGGCTGATCTCCACACGCGAGACGGCCCGCTTGATGGGGTTACCCGACAGCTACGAGCTGCCACAGGCATACAACGAAGCCTATCATTTGACTGGTGATGGCGTTGCTGTTCCAGTTGTGCGATACATTGCAAAACACATTTTGGAACCGGTGGTTAAGAGTGCGCGTGCCCCAAAGTCACCAGCAAAGGCGCCCACAGCGAAGGCAACATGA